From one Luteipulveratus mongoliensis genomic stretch:
- the phnA gene encoding phosphonoacetate hydrolase: MERTKFTVNGRDYTTPGVPVVVICIDGSEPDYHLEAIKAGSMPWLANVLAGQGSSWEAHCAMPALTNPNNVSIATGHPPALHGISGNYIFDSTTGEEVLMNDKKFLRAPTVFAAANEAGLDVVVVTAKDKLRRLLGAGLVEDGPSLAGTGEFVAPTRHGICFSAEKADQATVADNGIEGVLELVGKPLPQVYSADLSEFALAAGVQILKDRGADLMYLSLTDYIQHKNAPGTPVANAFYAMIDHYAAALEALGAIVILTADHGMSAKSDASGKANVLFVEDEVRTILGTSDVQPGTDGLRVILPITDPYTVHHGALGSFASVYLPDGVDRDATIEALRALEGVQEAYGREEAAKRFCLPPDRIGDIVVLGEAGTAVGRYAAWHDLSGLDAPLRSHGALGELQIPFIINRVLPRPDQLDEPYGEPAHVHNYDAFWVGTTLVSEHELSSAATA; this comes from the coding sequence GTGGAGCGTACGAAGTTCACCGTCAATGGCCGGGACTACACCACCCCTGGGGTTCCGGTGGTGGTGATCTGTATCGATGGCAGTGAGCCGGACTACCACCTCGAGGCGATCAAGGCCGGAAGCATGCCGTGGCTGGCGAATGTCCTTGCCGGTCAGGGCAGCTCGTGGGAGGCGCACTGCGCGATGCCCGCGCTGACCAACCCGAACAACGTGTCCATCGCCACCGGTCACCCGCCGGCACTGCACGGCATCAGCGGCAACTACATCTTCGACTCGACCACGGGCGAGGAGGTGCTGATGAACGACAAGAAGTTCCTGCGCGCACCGACGGTGTTCGCGGCCGCGAACGAGGCGGGTCTGGATGTCGTGGTCGTGACCGCGAAGGACAAGCTGCGCCGGTTGCTGGGTGCGGGTCTGGTCGAGGACGGACCCAGCCTGGCCGGCACCGGTGAGTTCGTCGCGCCGACCCGGCACGGGATCTGCTTCTCGGCCGAGAAGGCCGACCAGGCCACCGTCGCCGACAACGGCATCGAGGGTGTCCTGGAGCTGGTGGGCAAACCTTTGCCGCAGGTCTACTCCGCCGACCTGTCGGAGTTCGCTCTGGCCGCCGGGGTGCAGATCCTGAAGGATCGTGGCGCGGACCTGATGTACCTGTCGCTGACCGACTACATCCAGCACAAGAACGCCCCCGGCACCCCGGTCGCGAACGCGTTCTACGCAATGATCGACCACTACGCCGCCGCGCTCGAAGCACTGGGCGCGATCGTGATCCTGACCGCTGATCACGGCATGAGTGCCAAGTCCGACGCGTCGGGCAAGGCGAACGTGCTGTTCGTGGAGGATGAGGTCCGCACCATCCTGGGCACCAGCGATGTGCAGCCGGGCACCGACGGGCTGCGCGTCATCCTCCCGATCACCGACCCCTACACCGTGCACCACGGGGCACTGGGCTCCTTCGCCAGCGTGTACCTGCCCGACGGGGTCGACCGGGACGCCACGATCGAGGCCTTGCGCGCCCTAGAGGGCGTACAAGAAGCCTACGGACGCGAAGAAGCAGCCAAGCGTTTCTGTCTCCCGCCCGACCGGATCGGCGACATCGTCGTCCTCGGCGAGGCCGGGACGGCGGTCGGACGGTACGCCGCCTGGCACGACCTCAGCGGACTGGACGCCCCGCTGCGCTCCCACGGCGCACTCGGCGAGCTGCAGATCCCCTTCATCATCAACCGCGTCCTGCCCAGGCCGGACCAGCTGGACGAGCCGTACGGCGAGCCCGCACATGTGCACAACTACGACGCGTTCTGGGTGGGCACCACCCTCGTCAGCGAGCACGAGCTCAGCTCGGCCGCGACCGCATAA
- a CDS encoding alkaline phosphatase family protein codes for MSITDKPPPGSEPPLPHSPGPEDLRNGVSTKKVLFLDLDGVRYDTLLAARTPNIDALAKTGQFGPSYLHDNAITGTNSGPGHSNMLTGVWPDKHKVMDNSFDDNNLAAYPDVFTRMEKARPELSTFSTLDWTPLNQFLIGNPDVKMQQNGESTSETDRASTNAAVEALSEHNPDAMYVYLHSGDDAGHTYGDETPQYTTAIENIDGMIGQIISAMTSRTTYRSEDWLVLVATDHGFAGTSHGGDQHSTRTGWVLATGGGIDHCNGTAREWRQVDIAPTILRQLSIEIDLAWGLDGIPIGTPSTESFDTVRTTRGVVDEPAKPAGSGGWSHTLPSGWARTNKVTGGTTEFCGWNLMTGEFWATSQEGQGRGSFVRGRDTIAVADTHEWNRTGSPARAGQTYDSTLWSPWKAVGHDRSLTLSYESHYRQLASGRQKAQVVAQFDNGTSQILWSADAADGDRFDISAHSSLPISVPAGATQVRVGWRLFDAGDNGYWAIDAPRITKG; via the coding sequence ATGAGCATCACCGACAAACCGCCGCCCGGCTCCGAGCCGCCCCTCCCCCACAGCCCGGGGCCGGAGGATCTTCGCAACGGCGTGAGCACGAAGAAGGTCCTGTTCCTCGACCTCGACGGTGTCCGGTACGACACGCTGCTCGCCGCGCGTACGCCGAACATCGACGCCCTTGCAAAGACCGGCCAGTTCGGTCCGTCGTACCTGCACGACAACGCCATCACCGGCACCAACTCCGGGCCGGGCCACTCCAACATGCTGACCGGCGTCTGGCCCGACAAGCACAAGGTCATGGACAACTCGTTCGACGACAACAACCTGGCCGCCTATCCGGACGTGTTCACCCGGATGGAGAAGGCTCGCCCGGAACTGTCGACGTTCAGCACCCTCGACTGGACGCCCCTGAACCAGTTCTTGATCGGCAACCCCGACGTCAAGATGCAGCAGAACGGTGAGTCGACGTCGGAGACCGACCGCGCGAGCACCAACGCGGCGGTCGAGGCGCTGTCGGAGCACAACCCCGACGCGATGTACGTCTACCTGCACTCCGGCGATGACGCCGGCCATACGTACGGCGACGAGACTCCGCAGTACACGACCGCCATCGAGAACATAGACGGCATGATCGGCCAGATCATCTCGGCGATGACGTCGCGCACGACGTACCGGAGCGAGGACTGGCTGGTCCTCGTGGCGACGGACCACGGATTCGCCGGCACGAGCCACGGCGGCGACCAGCACTCCACCCGGACCGGCTGGGTGCTGGCGACCGGCGGCGGTATCGACCACTGCAACGGCACGGCTCGCGAGTGGCGCCAGGTGGACATCGCGCCGACGATCTTGCGTCAGCTCAGCATCGAGATCGATCTGGCCTGGGGCCTGGACGGCATCCCGATCGGTACGCCCAGCACGGAGTCGTTCGACACCGTCCGGACCACTCGTGGCGTCGTCGACGAGCCCGCCAAGCCGGCGGGCTCAGGCGGCTGGTCGCACACTCTTCCGAGCGGCTGGGCACGGACCAACAAGGTCACGGGAGGTACCACCGAGTTCTGCGGCTGGAACCTCATGACCGGCGAGTTCTGGGCCACCAGCCAGGAGGGTCAGGGGCGCGGCTCCTTCGTCCGCGGTCGCGACACGATTGCCGTCGCCGACACGCACGAGTGGAATCGCACCGGCAGCCCGGCCAGGGCGGGCCAGACGTACGACTCCACGCTCTGGTCTCCCTGGAAGGCCGTCGGCCACGACCGCTCACTCACGTTGAGCTACGAGAGCCACTACCGACAGCTGGCCAGTGGTCGCCAGAAGGCTCAGGTGGTCGCGCAGTTCGACAACGGCACCAGCCAGATCCTCTGGTCAGCGGACGCAGCCGACGGAGACCGGTTCGACATCAGTGCGCACAGCTCGTTGCCGATCTCGGTACCGGCCGGCGCGACGCAGGTCCGAGTCGGATGGCGGCTCTTCGACGCCGGCGACAACGGTTACTGGGCGATCGATGCACCTCGCATCACCAAGGGGTGA
- a CDS encoding zinc-binding dehydrogenase, translating to MTSTVSDVTSTPTAGAIATAAVWSGVTEGFSVDQVALPDLSAGEVLVRTELATICGSDLHTINGDRSTPLPTVLGHEAVGHIVATGGAVQDADGDSLAVGDRITWTIGTACGSCRRCLRGVPQKCLTVRKYGHEAMDDHWQLNGGFGSHVHLIAGTGLVRVPEVVTAPAAAPANCATATVTCAARRVELTADDVVVVLGCGMLGLTAVAYARDRGVEQVIASDVDPARRALALEFGATVACAPEDLAKTTAEHGADVIFELSGSSRAVQSALEVVDLGGRVALVGSVSPAPEVGFEPSGFVKNLTTVVGSHNYRVDDLAEAIDFLGRTSYQGQLAGLVSEPQPLADIVEAVALANTGATPRVAIHTH from the coding sequence ATGACGAGCACAGTGAGCGACGTGACCTCAACGCCGACAGCAGGGGCGATCGCGACGGCAGCCGTGTGGTCCGGTGTGACGGAGGGCTTCTCCGTCGACCAGGTCGCCCTGCCCGACCTCTCCGCGGGCGAGGTCCTCGTACGCACCGAGCTCGCCACGATCTGTGGCAGCGACCTGCACACCATCAACGGCGACCGATCTACGCCCCTGCCAACCGTTCTCGGCCATGAGGCCGTGGGCCACATCGTCGCTACCGGTGGCGCGGTCCAGGACGCGGACGGCGACTCGCTCGCCGTCGGTGACCGGATCACCTGGACCATCGGTACGGCGTGTGGCAGCTGCCGCAGGTGCCTGCGCGGCGTACCGCAGAAGTGCCTGACCGTCCGCAAGTACGGCCACGAGGCGATGGATGACCACTGGCAGCTCAACGGCGGCTTCGGAAGCCACGTGCACCTGATCGCGGGGACCGGACTCGTCCGGGTGCCCGAGGTCGTGACGGCCCCGGCCGCCGCCCCGGCGAACTGCGCGACCGCGACCGTCACGTGCGCTGCTCGCCGGGTCGAGCTCACCGCCGACGACGTGGTCGTCGTACTCGGCTGCGGGATGCTCGGCCTCACCGCCGTCGCGTACGCCCGTGACCGGGGTGTCGAGCAGGTCATCGCCTCTGACGTCGATCCGGCTCGTCGTGCACTGGCCCTCGAGTTCGGCGCGACCGTTGCCTGCGCACCGGAGGACCTGGCCAAGACGACGGCGGAGCATGGCGCGGACGTGATCTTCGAGCTGTCCGGCAGCTCCCGTGCGGTGCAGTCCGCTCTCGAGGTCGTTGACCTGGGTGGACGGGTTGCTCTCGTCGGGTCGGTCTCGCCGGCCCCCGAGGTGGGCTTCGAGCCCAGTGGCTTCGTCAAGAACCTCACCACCGTCGTCGGCTCCCACAACTACCGCGTCGACGACCTGGCGGAGGCCATCGACTTCCTGGGTCGTACGTCCTACCAGGGCCAGCTCGCCGGCCTCGTGTCCGAGCCGCAGCCGCTGGCCGACATCGTCGAGGCCGTCGCGCTTGCCAACACCGGCGCGACACCCCGCGTCGCCATCCACACACACTGA
- a CDS encoding LysR family transcriptional regulator: protein MLNLNQLEVLVAVVESGGFSGAAKKLYMSQPSVSNHIRNLENSLGVQLVQRTTQGARATPVGEVVVAHARRIFAQLAELETSVAEHQGLKAGRLLVAGTTTLGTYLMPRLVADFSRRAPRVECQIRVGNEDTVESWLIRGEVALGLCIDTPSAEQLVAEPLFVERMVLVAPAESPLLGRELSPADLADQRFLMREMGSATRRQQEAALHLWGLDAVDKWDLWGPDILKEAVYAGLGLALLSEHATARERESGVLGELVVEPSTPTRTVSLVQRADRILTPPEEAFVAQLRAVAAWPT from the coding sequence ATGCTCAACCTGAACCAGCTCGAGGTCCTGGTCGCCGTGGTCGAGTCCGGCGGGTTCTCAGGCGCTGCCAAGAAGCTCTACATGAGTCAGCCGTCGGTCTCGAATCACATTCGTAACCTTGAGAACTCGCTCGGCGTGCAACTTGTCCAGCGCACCACTCAGGGCGCTCGAGCCACCCCGGTCGGTGAGGTCGTGGTCGCCCATGCCCGCCGCATCTTCGCGCAGCTCGCCGAGCTCGAGACCTCGGTCGCCGAGCACCAGGGGCTGAAGGCGGGTCGACTGCTGGTAGCGGGCACCACCACTCTGGGCACCTACCTGATGCCGCGTCTGGTGGCCGACTTCTCACGCCGCGCGCCACGGGTGGAGTGCCAGATCCGGGTGGGCAACGAGGACACCGTCGAGAGCTGGCTGATCCGCGGCGAGGTCGCCCTCGGACTGTGCATCGACACACCCAGTGCCGAGCAGCTCGTGGCCGAGCCACTCTTCGTCGAGCGGATGGTGCTGGTCGCGCCAGCCGAGTCCCCCTTGCTCGGTCGCGAGCTCTCCCCCGCGGATCTTGCCGATCAACGGTTCCTCATGCGCGAGATGGGATCTGCCACGAGGCGGCAGCAAGAGGCTGCACTGCATCTCTGGGGTCTCGACGCGGTCGACAAGTGGGACCTGTGGGGGCCGGACATCCTCAAGGAGGCGGTGTACGCCGGACTCGGCCTGGCACTGCTGTCCGAGCATGCGACCGCTCGCGAACGCGAGTCGGGTGTGCTGGGTGAGCTGGTCGTCGAGCCCTCCACACCCACCAGGACCGTGTCCTTGGTGCAGCGGGCGGATCGTATCCTCACGCCCCCGGAAGAAGCGTTCGTCGCGCAGCTGCGCGCAGTCGCGGCCTGGCCTACCTGA
- a CDS encoding MFS transporter codes for MSEKTFRTLAWRMLLGAMFCYLFFYTGRQAYGFAITGLQDEFGWTKTTTGALSAIALWSYAFGQMVNGNLADKFGGRRMMSLGAILSTTFCIAASFMHNFLGMALALGANGFVQAMGWSAGGRVISNWWSHQERGKSFGFYTLAAGSSSVLVYVTSTLTINTFGKEHWQWLFRLPVLLMLLGGIVFYLVARDTPRDAGIIAPRSFTHDADDVEHDTTQSTDLSSAERYKTVLGIPKIWVAGIAIGFQNAARYGLLIWVPVYFLGDDWKDTDNALWISVALPVGMAVGALVNGQLSDRIFGSRRDRPIMLFMLLGAVSSLLMWVLQPGVGLGIVLLFLCGFFVYGPQSSFWALCPDLAGKVMAGTATGVVNFFAYLFAGAAEPIIGHVMQSHDGNAGLIFPIVACSCAASAVVASTIRR; via the coding sequence GTGTCCGAGAAGACCTTCCGCACGTTGGCCTGGCGCATGCTGCTCGGCGCGATGTTCTGCTACCTCTTCTTCTACACCGGCAGGCAGGCGTACGGCTTCGCCATCACCGGTCTCCAGGACGAGTTCGGCTGGACCAAGACGACGACGGGCGCGCTGAGCGCGATCGCCCTGTGGTCGTACGCCTTCGGACAGATGGTCAACGGCAACCTGGCCGACAAGTTCGGCGGCCGTCGCATGATGTCGCTCGGCGCGATCTTGTCGACGACCTTCTGCATCGCCGCCAGCTTCATGCACAACTTCCTCGGCATGGCACTGGCGCTCGGAGCCAACGGTTTCGTCCAGGCCATGGGCTGGTCGGCGGGTGGCCGCGTCATCTCCAACTGGTGGAGCCACCAGGAGCGGGGCAAGAGCTTCGGCTTCTACACCCTGGCGGCGGGCTCCTCATCAGTGCTGGTCTACGTCACCTCGACGTTGACCATCAACACCTTCGGCAAGGAGCACTGGCAGTGGCTGTTCCGGCTGCCGGTGCTGCTCATGCTCCTCGGCGGGATCGTGTTCTACCTCGTGGCCCGAGACACTCCTCGGGACGCCGGCATCATTGCGCCGCGGTCGTTCACCCACGATGCCGATGACGTCGAGCACGACACGACGCAGTCGACCGACCTGAGCTCGGCGGAGCGGTACAAGACCGTCCTCGGGATCCCGAAGATCTGGGTTGCCGGCATCGCGATCGGCTTCCAGAACGCCGCGCGCTACGGCCTCCTCATCTGGGTGCCGGTCTACTTCCTCGGCGACGACTGGAAGGACACCGACAACGCCCTGTGGATCAGCGTCGCCCTGCCCGTCGGCATGGCGGTGGGCGCTCTGGTCAACGGTCAGCTGTCAGACCGGATCTTCGGCTCGCGCCGTGACCGCCCGATCATGCTCTTCATGCTGCTGGGTGCGGTGAGCTCGCTGCTCATGTGGGTCCTGCAGCCCGGCGTGGGTCTCGGCATCGTCCTGCTGTTCCTGTGCGGCTTCTTCGTCTACGGACCCCAGTCGTCCTTCTGGGCGCTGTGCCCTGACCTCGCAGGCAAGGTGATGGCGGGCACCGCGACGGGTGTCGTGAACTTCTTCGCCTACCTGTTCGCCGGCGCCGCCGAGCCGATCATCGGTCACGTCATGCAGAGCCACGACGGCAACGCCGGCCTCATCTTCCCGATCGTCGCCTGCTCCTGTGCCGCCAGCGCAGTGGTGGCCTCGACCATCCGCCGCTGA
- a CDS encoding beta-N-acetylhexosaminidase produces MSTCRWSSYALTFGLVLGLGTPVASAAIADDPGAEAQTADSPLALVPKPSSVEVKQNSRGYTLSPGSRIVTSNAYRPVAELLAQTLRRSTGYRVPVVTSGRARASDIAISRGDAPSEGYSLTASSSGAKITAATPEGAFNATQTLRQLLPAAVESPTSVRTQWSTPAVTISDAPRFAYRGVMIDVARSFQTPAELKNTINTLAAYKINRVHLHVADDQGWRIQITNSGKAAGDTIDYSRLTSVSGKTAMTEGGYQNEAGHTGFYTQDDYRSIVRYAQSRFIQIIPEIDLPGHTNAALHAIPELNTAGSSHTSTAQEPTAPANGTGNVGYSYLDPDSAASMTFIRHVLTQLAAITPGNLLHVGGDESHDFVARYGKDRFNTFVGSVLGVVHSLGKSADGWNEISRTPEITSGDQVQYWAGDTSTLPDATAAGAKVIMSRGSSSYLDMKYNSKTPIGLTWACSGICDFPQYYNWDPAKVVNGIGDAEISGVEAPMWSETVRGQSQAQFMIFPRAIAFAEMGWTAQSQRDVGDFTSRLSAVGPRLTAAGANFYDSPYATWQAPIASTDASGVARRQTTYDLGRLFAPGTVIADNGQQVGPDTNAGDADGASASVLTSLRTTISWGDGTPSTAGTFTAAQARDALHSTGTISVTGQHTYQKPGRYTGTISGSDGRQVPFTVTVRPR; encoded by the coding sequence ATGAGCACCTGTAGATGGTCTTCCTACGCACTCACGTTCGGCCTGGTCCTCGGCCTCGGCACTCCGGTCGCGTCGGCCGCGATCGCTGACGACCCGGGCGCCGAGGCGCAGACCGCTGACTCGCCCCTTGCGCTGGTCCCCAAGCCGTCCAGCGTTGAGGTCAAACAGAATTCGCGCGGCTACACCCTCTCCCCCGGCAGCCGCATCGTCACGTCGAACGCCTACCGGCCGGTCGCCGAACTGCTCGCGCAGACCCTGCGCCGGTCCACCGGCTACCGCGTTCCCGTCGTGACGTCGGGCCGCGCCCGGGCCTCCGACATCGCGATCTCTCGGGGCGACGCCCCGTCGGAGGGCTACAGCCTGACCGCGTCGTCCTCCGGGGCGAAGATCACGGCAGCCACGCCCGAGGGCGCGTTCAATGCGACTCAGACCCTGCGCCAGCTCTTGCCGGCGGCGGTCGAGTCACCCACCTCCGTGCGCACGCAGTGGAGTACGCCTGCCGTCACCATCTCCGATGCACCCCGGTTCGCCTACCGCGGAGTCATGATCGACGTGGCCCGCTCGTTCCAGACACCGGCCGAGCTGAAGAACACGATCAACACGCTGGCGGCGTACAAGATCAATCGGGTCCACCTGCACGTGGCCGACGACCAGGGGTGGCGGATCCAGATCACCAACTCCGGCAAGGCCGCCGGCGACACCATCGACTACTCGCGACTGACCTCGGTCTCGGGCAAGACGGCCATGACCGAGGGCGGCTACCAGAACGAGGCCGGCCACACCGGCTTCTACACCCAGGACGACTACCGCTCGATCGTCCGCTACGCCCAGTCGCGGTTCATCCAGATCATCCCGGAGATCGACCTGCCCGGTCACACCAACGCCGCGCTGCACGCCATCCCGGAGCTCAACACGGCTGGTTCGTCGCACACCAGCACTGCGCAGGAGCCGACCGCACCGGCGAATGGCACTGGCAACGTGGGCTATTCATACCTCGACCCAGACAGCGCGGCGTCGATGACGTTCATCCGCCACGTGCTGACGCAGCTGGCGGCCATCACGCCGGGCAACCTGCTGCACGTGGGCGGCGATGAGTCCCACGACTTCGTCGCCCGCTATGGCAAGGACCGGTTCAACACGTTCGTCGGGAGCGTCCTCGGCGTCGTGCACAGCCTCGGCAAGTCGGCCGACGGCTGGAATGAGATCTCCCGTACGCCTGAGATCACGTCCGGAGACCAGGTGCAGTACTGGGCCGGCGACACCAGCACGCTGCCCGACGCCACCGCCGCCGGAGCCAAGGTCATCATGTCGCGCGGTTCCAGCTCCTACCTGGACATGAAGTACAACTCCAAGACGCCGATCGGCCTGACGTGGGCCTGCAGTGGCATCTGCGACTTCCCCCAGTACTACAACTGGGACCCGGCCAAGGTCGTCAACGGCATCGGCGACGCTGAGATCAGCGGCGTGGAAGCGCCGATGTGGAGCGAGACGGTGCGCGGACAGAGCCAGGCACAGTTCATGATCTTCCCGCGAGCCATCGCCTTCGCCGAGATGGGATGGACGGCCCAAAGTCAGCGTGACGTCGGCGACTTCACGTCGCGGCTGAGCGCTGTCGGCCCACGGCTGACTGCCGCGGGAGCCAACTTCTACGACAGCCCGTACGCCACCTGGCAGGCTCCCATCGCGTCCACCGACGCGAGCGGCGTCGCACGGCGACAGACGACGTACGACCTGGGTCGGCTCTTCGCGCCCGGGACCGTCATCGCCGACAACGGTCAGCAGGTTGGCCCGGACACCAACGCGGGCGATGCCGACGGCGCCAGCGCCAGCGTCCTGACCTCGCTACGCACGACGATCAGCTGGGGTGACGGAACACCTTCAACCGCAGGCACGTTCACGGCCGCTCAGGCTCGAGACGCGCTGCACTCGACCGGGACGATCTCGGTGACCGGCCAGCACACTTATCAGAAGCCTGGCCGGTACACCGGAACGATCAGTGGATCGGACGGTCGTCAGGTGCCCTTCACGGTGACGGTCCGGCCCCGGTAA
- a CDS encoding class I SAM-dependent methyltransferase, protein MKPVDYDVRMHDTYVRARAMDAAQLAQWIEVFGTRLPSRRPLSGLDLGSGTGRLTPALAQTFGPMVGVEPSDRMREIAQRESADPAVRYVPGSAEDIPLESDSVDFTVMFLAWHHVGDKDRAAAELARVTRPGGTLLLRTQFSDRMPHLWWLEHFPRGREADASMYDSTEEMTTVLEGAGWRTTEIAEVTVQQQVTMQESLDRLRLRTFSTFEQLTEQEIAEGFARLERTVAATPDAPAPAGPATFLVAQLP, encoded by the coding sequence ATGAAACCTGTTGACTACGACGTACGCATGCACGACACCTATGTGCGCGCCCGCGCCATGGACGCCGCGCAGCTCGCGCAATGGATCGAGGTCTTCGGCACTCGGCTGCCGAGCCGGCGCCCCTTGAGCGGGCTTGACCTGGGTTCCGGAACGGGACGACTGACACCTGCGCTGGCTCAGACCTTCGGACCGATGGTCGGCGTCGAGCCGTCGGACCGCATGCGCGAGATTGCCCAGCGGGAGTCGGCGGATCCCGCCGTGCGATATGTCCCGGGCTCGGCCGAGGACATCCCGTTGGAGTCCGACTCCGTCGACTTCACTGTCATGTTCCTGGCTTGGCACCACGTCGGCGACAAGGACCGGGCCGCCGCGGAGCTCGCGCGGGTCACCCGCCCCGGCGGGACGTTGCTGCTCCGCACCCAGTTCAGCGACCGGATGCCGCACCTCTGGTGGCTCGAGCACTTCCCGCGTGGCCGCGAGGCGGATGCGTCGATGTACGACTCCACCGAGGAGATGACGACGGTTCTCGAGGGGGCCGGCTGGCGTACGACCGAGATCGCGGAAGTCACCGTCCAGCAGCAGGTCACGATGCAGGAGAGCCTCGACCGTCTCCGACTGCGTACCTTCTCCACGTTCGAGCAGCTGACCGAGCAGGAGATCGCCGAGGGGTTCGCCCGTCTTGAGCGGACCGTGGCGGCCACGCCCGACGCACCGGCGCCGGCCGGTCCTGCGACGTTCCTCGTGGCCCAGCTGCCCTGA
- a CDS encoding aldehyde dehydrogenase family protein, protein MTQLDAKPDATATFAVDPDHVLNFVGGAWIPSSSGQTRRNVNPADTDDLIGDFAESNTSDTVAAVDAAHAAQQAWDAIGPIERASVLTRAGRIIEDRLDEIAAAITREQGKRLSEAAGEVKRALAILEFTIGEARRINGETTPAEEPRTVVMTFRRPIGVVGLITPWNFPVAIPMWKVAPALIAGCTAVLKPSPLTPLSSALIVQAFHDAGVPSGVLNLIQGDREAGEALVDDPRVAGISFTGSLPVGQAINRAGAGRLMRTQLELGGKNALIVLADADLDEAVKAIVHGAFGQSGQRCSATSRVIVDRSVHDELLARLVPKVQAMKVGRGDQSWADIGPVVNDERQRACVDAIENAVAEGATVVVGGHAAELDTPGYFVEPTVLDDVAWDSTLAQEEVFGPVLSVITCDGYDDAMRISNSVKYGMSGTIFTQSPALMFQALQDFQAGMLHVNRPGVGAYSHLPHMGAKASQLGAPECSHDVWQFYTDLRSACIKY, encoded by the coding sequence GTGACCCAGCTGGACGCCAAACCCGATGCCACGGCGACCTTCGCCGTCGACCCCGACCACGTCCTGAACTTCGTTGGCGGAGCGTGGATCCCGAGCAGCAGCGGGCAGACTCGGCGCAACGTCAATCCTGCTGACACCGACGATCTGATCGGTGATTTCGCCGAGTCCAACACGTCGGACACGGTGGCGGCGGTGGACGCGGCGCATGCAGCTCAGCAGGCGTGGGATGCCATCGGTCCGATCGAGCGGGCCAGCGTGCTGACCCGGGCGGGCCGGATCATCGAAGATCGCCTCGATGAGATCGCCGCCGCGATCACCCGGGAGCAGGGCAAGCGGCTGTCGGAAGCGGCCGGCGAGGTGAAGCGCGCCCTCGCGATCCTGGAGTTCACGATCGGTGAGGCACGCCGCATCAACGGCGAGACGACCCCGGCAGAAGAGCCGCGCACCGTCGTCATGACCTTCCGTCGACCCATCGGTGTGGTCGGCCTGATCACGCCGTGGAACTTCCCGGTGGCGATCCCGATGTGGAAGGTCGCGCCGGCTCTCATCGCGGGATGCACGGCCGTCCTCAAGCCGTCACCGCTCACGCCGCTCAGCTCGGCGCTGATCGTGCAGGCGTTCCACGACGCCGGCGTCCCGTCCGGAGTTCTGAACCTCATCCAGGGCGACCGCGAGGCGGGCGAGGCGCTGGTGGACGACCCCCGCGTGGCCGGTATCTCCTTCACCGGCTCGCTGCCCGTGGGCCAGGCGATCAACCGAGCCGGCGCCGGACGGTTGATGCGCACGCAGCTGGAGCTGGGCGGCAAGAACGCGCTCATCGTGCTGGCCGACGCCGACCTCGATGAGGCGGTCAAGGCGATCGTCCACGGTGCCTTCGGGCAGAGCGGTCAGCGTTGTAGCGCCACGAGCCGGGTCATCGTCGACCGCTCGGTCCACGACGAGCTGCTCGCGCGACTCGTGCCGAAGGTGCAGGCGATGAAGGTCGGGCGCGGTGACCAGAGCTGGGCCGACATCGGTCCGGTGGTCAACGACGAGCGCCAACGGGCGTGCGTCGATGCGATCGAGAACGCGGTGGCCGAAGGCGCGACCGTCGTCGTTGGTGGCCACGCGGCCGAGCTCGACACTCCGGGCTATTTCGTGGAGCCGACCGTGCTGGACGACGTGGCATGGGACAGCACGCTGGCGCAGGAGGAGGTCTTCGGACCGGTCCTGTCCGTCATCACGTGTGATGGCTACGACGACGCGATGCGCATCTCGAACTCCGTGAAGTACGGCATGTCCGGCACGATCTTCACCCAGAGCCCAGCGCTGATGTTCCAGGCGTTGCAGGACTTCCAGGCGGGCATGCTGCACGTGAATCGCCCTGGTGTCGGTGCGTATTCGCATCTGCCGCACATGGGTGCGAAGGCATCCCAGCTCGGTGCGCCGGAGTGCTCGCACGATGTGTGGCAGTTCTACACCGACCTTCGGTCGGCCTGCATCAAGTACTGA